A DNA window from Rhipicephalus sanguineus isolate Rsan-2018 chromosome 8, BIME_Rsan_1.4, whole genome shotgun sequence contains the following coding sequences:
- the LOC119401338 gene encoding serine/threonine-protein phosphatase 2A 56 kDa regulatory subunit gamma isoform isoform X2 has translation MPNRTDKDKVPVKNNSSGVTAKNGSGKDAADGSEEVSPACNNSSGTAVHANSNGAGGAATTTAAARAGGPKSAPPPANLVAKCKLAGAVVPTAPGSAMRKEKRQSSSRFNVSHNRELQKLPALKDAPLGEREDLLIQKIRQCCVLFDFVTDPLSDLKWKEVKRAALHEMVEYITSQRGVLTEPIYPEMIHMFGVNVFRTLPPSSNPNGAEFDPEEDEPTLEAAWPHLQLVYELFLRFLESPDFQPALAKRHLDQRFVLQLLELFDSEDPRERDFLKTTLHRIYGKFLGLRAYVRKQVNHMFYRFIYETEHHNGVAELLEILGSIINGFALPLKEEHKLFLLRVLMPLHKVKSLSVYHPQLAYCVVQFLEKEPSLTEPVILALLKFWPKVHSPKEVMFLNELEEILDVIEPAEFAKVMVPLFRQLARCVSSPHFQVAERALYYWNNEYIMSLVSDNAATLLPIVFPALYKNSKAHWNKTIYGLVYNALKLLMEMNQKLFDDCVQNYRQERHNEKMRLREREDAWNRIESLAEKNPQFHVVKPPLGTPTQALESPPEDDDMLYDRLESQAREVTTLAAKKEKPLLRRKSELPLDSLTLKALSDHKRADQLLAPPDAPL, from the exons ATGCCTAATCGGACTGACAAAGACAAG GTGCCTGTGAAAAACAACAGCTCCGGTGTGACGGCCAAGAATGGCAGCGGCAAAGACGCGGCCGACGGCTCCGAAGAG GTGAGCCCGGCCTGCAACAATAGCAGTGGTACTGCCGTGCACGCCAACAGTAACGGCGCTGGAGGTGCGGCGACGACTACTGCGGCGGCGCGGGCTGGGGGACCCAAGTCGGCTCCTCCGCCCGCCAACCTGGTGGCCAAGTGCAAGCTGGCCGGTGCCGTGGTGCCTACGGCCCCCGGCAGCGCGATGCGCAAGGAAAAGCGGCAGAGCTCGTCCCGGTTCAACGTGAGCCACAACCGCGAGTTGCAGAAGCTGCCGGCGCTTAAGGACGCGCCGCTGGGCGAGCGTGAGGACCTGCTTATTCAG AAAATCCGGCAGTGCTGCGTGCTCTTTGACTTTGTGACCGACCCTCTGTCAGACCTTAAGTGGAAGGAGGTGAAACGAGCCGCCTTGCACGAGATGGTCGAGTACATAACCTCGCAGCGAGGTGTGCTGACGGAGCCCATCTACCCCGAGATGATCCACATGTTCGGCGTCAACGTGTTCCGAACGTTGCCGCCCTCTTCGAACCCCAACGGGGCCGAGTTCGACCCCGAGGAGGACGAGCCgacgctggaggcggcctggcctCACCTCCAGCTCGTCTACGAGTTGTTCCTGCGATTCCTCGAAAGCCCCGACTTCCAGCCCGCGCTGGCGAAACGGCACCTGGACCAGCGGTTCGTGCTGCAGCTCCTAGAGCTGTTCGACTCCGAGGACCCCCGCGAGCGGGATTTCCTTAAGACGACGCTGCATCGGATATACGGCAAGTTCCTAGGGCTGCGGGCGTACGTGCGCAAGCAGGTGAATCACATGTTCTACCGCTTCATCTACGAGACGGAGCACCACAACGGAGTCGCCGAGCTGCTGGAGATCCTCGGCTCCATCATCAACGGCTTTGCGCTGCCCCTCAAGGAGGAGCACAAGCTGTTCCTCCTGCGCGTGCTCATGCCCCTGCACAAGGTGAAGTCACTGAGCGTGTACCACCCGCAGCTGGCCTACTGCGTGGTCCAGTTCCTCGAGAAGGAGCCGAGCCTGACAGAGCCGGTGATCCTGGCCCTGCTCAAGTTCTGGCCGAAGGTGCACTCGCCCAAGGAGGTGATGTTCCTCAACGAGCTCGAGGAAATCCTGGACGTCATCGAGCCGGCCGAGTTCGCCAAGGTGATGGTGCCCCTCTTCCGGCAGCTGGCGCGCTGCGTGTCCTCCCCCCACTTCCAGGTGGCCGAGCGGGCCCTCTACTACTGGAACAATGAGTACATCATGAGTCTGGTCAGTGACAATGCGGCCACTCTGCTGCCCATTGTGTTTCCGGCACTGTACAAGAACTCCAAGGCCCATTGGAACAAGACCATCTACGGTCTAGTCTACAACGCTCTCAAACTACTCATGGAGATGAACCAGAAGCTGTTCGACGACTGCGTCCAGAACTACCGCCAGGAGCGTCACAA CGAGAAAATGCGCCTGCGGGAGCGAGAGGACGCCTGGAACCGGATAGAGAGCCTAGCCGAGAAAAATCCTCAG TTCCACGTGGTGAAGCCCCCACTAGGCACCCCGACGCAAGCCCTCGAAAGCCCACCGGAAGACGACGACATGCTCTACGACAGGCTGGAAAGCCAGGCCAGGGAG
- the LOC119401338 gene encoding serine/threonine-protein phosphatase 2A 56 kDa regulatory subunit gamma isoform isoform X1: MPNRTDKDKVPVKNNSSGVTAKNGSGKDAADGSEEVSPACNNSSGTAVHANSNGAGGAATTTAAARAGGPKSAPPPANLVAKCKLAGAVVPTAPGSAMRKEKRQSSSRFNVSHNRELQKLPALKDAPLGEREDLLIQKIRQCCVLFDFVTDPLSDLKWKEVKRAALHEMVEYITSQRGVLTEPIYPEMIHMFGVNVFRTLPPSSNPNGAEFDPEEDEPTLEAAWPHLQLVYELFLRFLESPDFQPALAKRHLDQRFVLQLLELFDSEDPRERDFLKTTLHRIYGKFLGLRAYVRKQVNHMFYRFIYETEHHNGVAELLEILGSIINGFALPLKEEHKLFLLRVLMPLHKVKSLSVYHPQLAYCVVQFLEKEPSLTEPVILALLKFWPKVHSPKEVMFLNELEEILDVIEPAEFAKVMVPLFRQLARCVSSPHFQVAERALYYWNNEYIMSLVSDNAATLLPIVFPALYKNSKAHWNKTIYGLVYNALKLLMEMNQKLFDDCVQNYRQERHNEKMRLREREDAWNRIESLAEKNPQRSSVVLLLQFHVVKPPLGTPTQALESPPEDDDMLYDRLESQAREVTTLAAKKEKPLLRRKSELPLDSLTLKALSDHKRADQLLAPPDAPL, encoded by the exons ATGCCTAATCGGACTGACAAAGACAAG GTGCCTGTGAAAAACAACAGCTCCGGTGTGACGGCCAAGAATGGCAGCGGCAAAGACGCGGCCGACGGCTCCGAAGAG GTGAGCCCGGCCTGCAACAATAGCAGTGGTACTGCCGTGCACGCCAACAGTAACGGCGCTGGAGGTGCGGCGACGACTACTGCGGCGGCGCGGGCTGGGGGACCCAAGTCGGCTCCTCCGCCCGCCAACCTGGTGGCCAAGTGCAAGCTGGCCGGTGCCGTGGTGCCTACGGCCCCCGGCAGCGCGATGCGCAAGGAAAAGCGGCAGAGCTCGTCCCGGTTCAACGTGAGCCACAACCGCGAGTTGCAGAAGCTGCCGGCGCTTAAGGACGCGCCGCTGGGCGAGCGTGAGGACCTGCTTATTCAG AAAATCCGGCAGTGCTGCGTGCTCTTTGACTTTGTGACCGACCCTCTGTCAGACCTTAAGTGGAAGGAGGTGAAACGAGCCGCCTTGCACGAGATGGTCGAGTACATAACCTCGCAGCGAGGTGTGCTGACGGAGCCCATCTACCCCGAGATGATCCACATGTTCGGCGTCAACGTGTTCCGAACGTTGCCGCCCTCTTCGAACCCCAACGGGGCCGAGTTCGACCCCGAGGAGGACGAGCCgacgctggaggcggcctggcctCACCTCCAGCTCGTCTACGAGTTGTTCCTGCGATTCCTCGAAAGCCCCGACTTCCAGCCCGCGCTGGCGAAACGGCACCTGGACCAGCGGTTCGTGCTGCAGCTCCTAGAGCTGTTCGACTCCGAGGACCCCCGCGAGCGGGATTTCCTTAAGACGACGCTGCATCGGATATACGGCAAGTTCCTAGGGCTGCGGGCGTACGTGCGCAAGCAGGTGAATCACATGTTCTACCGCTTCATCTACGAGACGGAGCACCACAACGGAGTCGCCGAGCTGCTGGAGATCCTCGGCTCCATCATCAACGGCTTTGCGCTGCCCCTCAAGGAGGAGCACAAGCTGTTCCTCCTGCGCGTGCTCATGCCCCTGCACAAGGTGAAGTCACTGAGCGTGTACCACCCGCAGCTGGCCTACTGCGTGGTCCAGTTCCTCGAGAAGGAGCCGAGCCTGACAGAGCCGGTGATCCTGGCCCTGCTCAAGTTCTGGCCGAAGGTGCACTCGCCCAAGGAGGTGATGTTCCTCAACGAGCTCGAGGAAATCCTGGACGTCATCGAGCCGGCCGAGTTCGCCAAGGTGATGGTGCCCCTCTTCCGGCAGCTGGCGCGCTGCGTGTCCTCCCCCCACTTCCAGGTGGCCGAGCGGGCCCTCTACTACTGGAACAATGAGTACATCATGAGTCTGGTCAGTGACAATGCGGCCACTCTGCTGCCCATTGTGTTTCCGGCACTGTACAAGAACTCCAAGGCCCATTGGAACAAGACCATCTACGGTCTAGTCTACAACGCTCTCAAACTACTCATGGAGATGAACCAGAAGCTGTTCGACGACTGCGTCCAGAACTACCGCCAGGAGCGTCACAA CGAGAAAATGCGCCTGCGGGAGCGAGAGGACGCCTGGAACCGGATAGAGAGCCTAGCCGAGAAAAATCCTCAG CGCTCGTCTGTGGTGCTCTTGCTGCAGTTCCACGTGGTGAAGCCCCCACTAGGCACCCCGACGCAAGCCCTCGAAAGCCCACCGGAAGACGACGACATGCTCTACGACAGGCTGGAAAGCCAGGCCAGGGAG
- the LOC119401338 gene encoding serine/threonine-protein phosphatase 2A 56 kDa regulatory subunit gamma isoform isoform X3 encodes MPNRTDKDKVSPACNNSSGTAVHANSNGAGGAATTTAAARAGGPKSAPPPANLVAKCKLAGAVVPTAPGSAMRKEKRQSSSRFNVSHNRELQKLPALKDAPLGEREDLLIQKIRQCCVLFDFVTDPLSDLKWKEVKRAALHEMVEYITSQRGVLTEPIYPEMIHMFGVNVFRTLPPSSNPNGAEFDPEEDEPTLEAAWPHLQLVYELFLRFLESPDFQPALAKRHLDQRFVLQLLELFDSEDPRERDFLKTTLHRIYGKFLGLRAYVRKQVNHMFYRFIYETEHHNGVAELLEILGSIINGFALPLKEEHKLFLLRVLMPLHKVKSLSVYHPQLAYCVVQFLEKEPSLTEPVILALLKFWPKVHSPKEVMFLNELEEILDVIEPAEFAKVMVPLFRQLARCVSSPHFQVAERALYYWNNEYIMSLVSDNAATLLPIVFPALYKNSKAHWNKTIYGLVYNALKLLMEMNQKLFDDCVQNYRQERHNEKMRLREREDAWNRIESLAEKNPQRSSVVLLLQFHVVKPPLGTPTQALESPPEDDDMLYDRLESQAREVTTLAAKKEKPLLRRKSELPLDSLTLKALSDHKRADQLLAPPDAPL; translated from the exons ATGCCTAATCGGACTGACAAAGACAAG GTGAGCCCGGCCTGCAACAATAGCAGTGGTACTGCCGTGCACGCCAACAGTAACGGCGCTGGAGGTGCGGCGACGACTACTGCGGCGGCGCGGGCTGGGGGACCCAAGTCGGCTCCTCCGCCCGCCAACCTGGTGGCCAAGTGCAAGCTGGCCGGTGCCGTGGTGCCTACGGCCCCCGGCAGCGCGATGCGCAAGGAAAAGCGGCAGAGCTCGTCCCGGTTCAACGTGAGCCACAACCGCGAGTTGCAGAAGCTGCCGGCGCTTAAGGACGCGCCGCTGGGCGAGCGTGAGGACCTGCTTATTCAG AAAATCCGGCAGTGCTGCGTGCTCTTTGACTTTGTGACCGACCCTCTGTCAGACCTTAAGTGGAAGGAGGTGAAACGAGCCGCCTTGCACGAGATGGTCGAGTACATAACCTCGCAGCGAGGTGTGCTGACGGAGCCCATCTACCCCGAGATGATCCACATGTTCGGCGTCAACGTGTTCCGAACGTTGCCGCCCTCTTCGAACCCCAACGGGGCCGAGTTCGACCCCGAGGAGGACGAGCCgacgctggaggcggcctggcctCACCTCCAGCTCGTCTACGAGTTGTTCCTGCGATTCCTCGAAAGCCCCGACTTCCAGCCCGCGCTGGCGAAACGGCACCTGGACCAGCGGTTCGTGCTGCAGCTCCTAGAGCTGTTCGACTCCGAGGACCCCCGCGAGCGGGATTTCCTTAAGACGACGCTGCATCGGATATACGGCAAGTTCCTAGGGCTGCGGGCGTACGTGCGCAAGCAGGTGAATCACATGTTCTACCGCTTCATCTACGAGACGGAGCACCACAACGGAGTCGCCGAGCTGCTGGAGATCCTCGGCTCCATCATCAACGGCTTTGCGCTGCCCCTCAAGGAGGAGCACAAGCTGTTCCTCCTGCGCGTGCTCATGCCCCTGCACAAGGTGAAGTCACTGAGCGTGTACCACCCGCAGCTGGCCTACTGCGTGGTCCAGTTCCTCGAGAAGGAGCCGAGCCTGACAGAGCCGGTGATCCTGGCCCTGCTCAAGTTCTGGCCGAAGGTGCACTCGCCCAAGGAGGTGATGTTCCTCAACGAGCTCGAGGAAATCCTGGACGTCATCGAGCCGGCCGAGTTCGCCAAGGTGATGGTGCCCCTCTTCCGGCAGCTGGCGCGCTGCGTGTCCTCCCCCCACTTCCAGGTGGCCGAGCGGGCCCTCTACTACTGGAACAATGAGTACATCATGAGTCTGGTCAGTGACAATGCGGCCACTCTGCTGCCCATTGTGTTTCCGGCACTGTACAAGAACTCCAAGGCCCATTGGAACAAGACCATCTACGGTCTAGTCTACAACGCTCTCAAACTACTCATGGAGATGAACCAGAAGCTGTTCGACGACTGCGTCCAGAACTACCGCCAGGAGCGTCACAA CGAGAAAATGCGCCTGCGGGAGCGAGAGGACGCCTGGAACCGGATAGAGAGCCTAGCCGAGAAAAATCCTCAG CGCTCGTCTGTGGTGCTCTTGCTGCAGTTCCACGTGGTGAAGCCCCCACTAGGCACCCCGACGCAAGCCCTCGAAAGCCCACCGGAAGACGACGACATGCTCTACGACAGGCTGGAAAGCCAGGCCAGGGAG